In Gopherus evgoodei ecotype Sinaloan lineage chromosome 21, rGopEvg1_v1.p, whole genome shotgun sequence, a single window of DNA contains:
- the LOC115637984 gene encoding immunoglobulin superfamily member 1-like, with amino-acid sequence MALTHLLPVLACLLTVPQLVSPAAFPDVAPRAPTLSVNPHRPAYLSGESLSLTCSAPGGDQVVQFQLWKNGAAQPPMDSHRQRVHSFPLAQLGVQDSGTYTCLYHVQQSEGQRQSWRSNPVSISVYDHPAAPALSVSPQRPVYLPGEAVTLQCMAPPGAHPATGFLLSRVGGRNLSSGSSDTHTLSITGLGDAGSFTCLYWICPSRWRIQSWESRPISINVTDPPSQPVLSVDPQSGAVREGLPLLISCIAPGDTGDRRFHFYKGGDELVPGDVESEISTTEPGTSSVNVSVLRIPQAGPNNTGVFTCGYEENVGGRWIPSPRSRAVNVTVNVTVTALAQPRNMLLACGILVVLGMALTALVCYCRRNKRVPEPSQYLRGSEPGGGDVELDSRGCHEEPKPSSVGVELPGEGSDVYTLLTFPSSATP; translated from the exons ATGGCGCTAACTCACCTTCTGCCAGTGCTGG CCTGTCTCCTGACTGTCCCACAGCTGGTCTCACCTGCAG CATTTCCAGACGTGGCTCCCCGGGCCCCGACACTGTCTGTGAACCCCCACAGACCAGCCTACCTCTCTGGGGAATCCCTGAGCCTTACATGCTCGGCGCCTGGAGGGGACCAGGTGGTGCAATTCCAGCTGTGGAAGAACGGGGCAGCACAGCCCCCCATGGACAGCCACAGGCAGCGGGTTCACAGCTTCCCTCTGGCACAGCTCGGGGTGCAGGACTCCGGGACGTACACCTGTTTGTACCATGTACAGCAATCCGAAGGACAGAGGCAATCCTGGAGGAGTAACCCCGTCTCCATCTCTGTCTATG ACCATCCCGCAGCCCCGGCCCTGTCCGTGAGCCCTCAGCGCCCTGTGTACCTCCCTGGAGAAGCAGTTACCCTCCAGTGCATGGCTCCCCCTGGAGCTCACCCAGCTACAGGATTCCTGCTCTCCAGAGTTGGTGGAAGGAACCTCTCGTCTGGAAGCAGTGACACCCACACCCTGAGCATCACGGGGCTGGGTGATGCTGGGTCCTTCACCTGCCTGTACTGGATATGCCCATCCAGATGGCGTATCCAGTCCTGGGAGAGCCGCCCCATCTCCATCAATGTAACAG ATCCACCTTCCCAGCCAGTGCTGAGCGTAGATCCCCAATCGGGAGCGGTGAGAGAAGGGCTCCCCCTGCTCATCAGCTGCATCGCCCCCGGTGACACTGGTGATCGGAGGTTTCACTTCTACAAGGGTGGAGATGAGCTCGTTCCTGGGGATGTTGAGTCTGAGATCAGCACCACAGAGCCCGGCACCAGCTCTGTGAACGTCTCAGTGCTCAGAATCCCCCAGGCTGGTCCCAACAACACCGGGGTATTCACCTGCGGGTACGAGGAGAATGTGGGTGGAAGGTGGATCCCATCCCCCAGGAGCCGGGCCGTGAACGTCACCGTGAACGTCACAGTGACAG CTTTGGCCCAACCTAGGAATATGCTGCTGGCATGTGGGATCCTCGTGGTTCTGGGCATGGCTCTGACTGCCCTCGTCTGCTACTGCAGGAGGAACAAGAGAG TTCCGGAGCCTTCGCAATATCTGAGGGGATCTGAGCCCGGGGGAGGCGATGTGGAACTGgactccagggggtgccatgAGGAACCGAAACCCAGCAGTGTCGGAGTGGAGCTACCGGGAGAG GGCTCCGATGTGTACACACTCCTGACCTTCCCCTCCTCTGCGACGCCCTGA